Sequence from the Candidatus Hepatoplasma crinochetorum Av genome:
GATTTGAACTTTTTATTCATGCAAGAGAATACGCAAATGCATTTTCTGAATTAAATGATCCGGATGATCAATATCAAAGATTTTTAGAACAAATTGAACAAAAAAACGCAGGAAACGATGAAGCAAATGAGATGGATTTAGATTATGTAGAAGCCCTAGAATATGGTATGCCTCCCGCAGGAGGAATGGGATTAGGAATTGATCGAATTATAATGCTATTTACAAATCAAAAATCAATTCGTGATGTTATTTTATTTCCTCATCAAAAAAATAAAAATTAAGTTTTATAAAATTTATAAATGAAAAAAATAAAAATTAATTATTTAAATCAATTTTCAGAATTAGAAATTCAATATTTAATAAATTTTTTGGAAACAAAAATTATTGAACTTTTTTATGAAAAATTTGATCTTCATTATATTCGTAAACCGCTTTTTTCTACTGAAAAAGTAATTGATCAAATAAGTGAGCTTAATAATCTTAGAACAATAAGTTTTGATACAATAAATGACTATCAAATTTATAATCTCTATAATTCTTATGATCTTTTTTTTATTAAAAAATTATCAGATTTAAATTTAGAAAACAATCATGGATTATTTTCTAAATTAAATTATATTGTAAGAGATAGTGAAATAGATACTAATAATAGTTTAGAAAAAAATATTTTATTTATTGAAATGAGATCTGATAATAAAGAAAATTTTGTTGAAAAAATGCAAATTTTAGGAATACAAATTTATCAATTAATATATGATTTATTTTTTGAAATGCATCTTGTGAATCGGAAAATCAAAATAGATATCCCAAAAGCAAATAAAGTAGCTTTTTTAGATAAGATTGAATATGAAAAAACAAATCAAAATTATAAATCATTTATAAATCAAATTACTTTAAAGCATGGTGTTGTGAGTGTATTGGAAGAATTAGAAGATAATGAGGAAAATTTTTTAAATATTAAAGAAAAATTTTCTTTTTATTATTTTTCAAAATATATAAAGGAGAATTTAAAATTTTTTGAAATTTGTAAAAGAAAAAAACAATCAGAAATTTTACTTAAAATGCAAAAAAATATTAAAAATAAATTAGAATTAGAAAATTTAAGTAAAATAATTGCAGATTTTAAATATCAAACAATAAATATAAAAATAAATCTTGATTACTTAATTTTGATGGTTTTAAATATTGCTTCTGTTTTTGAAATTCAATCAAATAAAAATAATAAAGAAGTAAATGAATTTATTGATAGATCTAAATTAAATACTTTTTAAATAATTTAATTTAAATTATTTCCTTTCTTATAGTTTAATAATAATATGTTAAAATTACTTTGGGTTTATTAAAAAATCCTTGTTTATAAATTAAAAAAAAGATTATAAACTTTTATCCAAAAGGAAAGAATTTAAGAAATATGAAATATGAAATTTTAATTATGATGCTTCCTAATTTAAAAGATGATAAGCGTCAAGAATTAATTTTAAAAATTGAAAAAATTTTAGATGGAAAAATAGTAAAAAAAGAGGATTGAGGATTAAAAAATTTGGCTTATAAAATTAAGCATCAAGAACAAGCATATTATCTTCTTTATTATTTAGAAGCAGAAATTGATAATTTAAACAAATTTAAAAAGATGAGTGCGATAAATAAAGATATTATGCGAACTTTTATTTTAAAACATGATAAAAAATGACCTTTTGAAATGAAAACAACAAAAGATCTTAAATTCCCTGAAAGAAGACAACCAAGAAAAGACGGAAAAAATCAGGGAAGTAATTTAGAGAAAAGACCAATAAAAGCGAGTTATAAATAATGTTAAATAAAGTCATATTAATTGGAAGAATAACAAATGATATTGAGCTTAGACAAACTAGTGAAGGAACACCTTTAACTTATTTTACAATTGCTGTAAATAGAAGAGTTCGTAGCAATAATAATAATAATCAACAACAGCAGACAGATTTTATTGATTGTAAAGCATGAAGAGGAACAGCGGAAACAATGAGCAATTATTTACATAAAGGTTCACTTATTGCAATTGAAGGAAGATTAGAAGTTTTTAATTCACAATTAGAAAATGGACAATATAATCGTAGAGTTAGTGTTGTTGTTGATCAATTTAGTTTCTTAGAATCTAAAGGGGCAAGAACATTAGAATTAGAAACAAATGATTATAATCAAACTCCAAATAATAATGAAAATTTTTCAGAAGATAATAATAATTTTTCAGATTCAAAAGAAAATATAAATTTTGCTTCTGAAAGTAAATTAAAAGAAAGTGATGATTTTGATGAAATCAATTTTGATGAAATCAATTTCTAAATAAAGAGAGGTTATAATGCCAAGAACAGCAAAAGGTCGCAGAAAACCAATTAAAAAACAATATAAAGTAATTCGTAAAAAATGTTTATTTACACAACAAAATATCGAATATATTGATTATAAAGATATAGAAGTTTTAAAAAAATTTATTTCGTCTGTAAATGGAAAAATTTTGCCTAGAAGGATTACAGGGACTTCAGCAAAATATCAAAGAAAATTAGCAAAAGCTATTAAGCAATCACGTGAAGTTGGATTATTACCATTTGTTGCAAAATAAATAAAATTAATTTAAAAGGGAATTTAAAATTTATATTATGAAAAAGCAAAAGTATTTAGAATGATTAAATATCATTGGTTTAGTTTTAATCTTAATTCTAGTAATTATAATGATAGCTTTACAGGATTATATAGTTATTCTATTATCAATTGCTTTTTTAATTTTATTTATTTTTTTTATTGTTGACATAATTTATTATTTTTATACTGGATTTATCAATGAACAAAAAATCAGTAAATTAATTCCAGATATTGAAAGTCAAATTGAAAGAAATTTTAAATATGGTTATTTAATATATGATGAAAATGATCGAATAATTTTTATTAGTAATTATTTATCTCTAGTGGGTTTTAATCGTTTATTAGGAAAAAGAATTACTGATTTAAAATTAAATGAAAAACAACAAGCAAAATCAGAATTTTTATTTGATAATAAAAATTACGAAACAATTAAATTAATTAAAAAAAGAATAATTCTTTTTAGAGATATTTCGGAAATATCAGCATATCGCGAGCAAATTAATAGTAATTGAATTTCTGTATTTTATATTGATAAATATTATGATCAGAAAATGGCAGAAGATGAATTAAAAAGAATTTCAATTGATGTTAAAATTAATTCCTTTTTAAGAGAATGAATTTTGAAGAATAGAGGAATTTTTAAAATTGAAGGAGCAAATGATAAAAATGTACTTTTAATTTCCAAATGAAAATATTTACATGAAGATATTTTAAATGAAAAACTTTTAAATGATCTTATTAAAATTATGAATGAAGAAGAACGAAAAAATGTTTCAATTTCAATTGGTTGTTCTTATGGTAATTTTGAATTAAATAAATTATCAGAAAGAGCAAAAAAATCTTTAGAACTTTCAAAAATGCGTGGAGGTAATCAAATTACAATTTTCCATGCAGATAATCGTTTGGAAAATGTCGGTGAAAAATCAACAAATGTAACTGAACAAAATATTCGAAATCTAACAATATTTGCTGAAAATTTAAACAATAATTTAAATAAATATTCTAATTTTATTATTATTTCCCACGATAATGCTGATATTGATGCTGTTGTTTCTTCAATTGCAATTGCAAGATATATAAATCATTTTTCAATTAAAGCAGAAATTTTAATTTATAATTTTGATAATTCTGCAAGTAAATTATTTGCTAATCTTTCAGAAAATTTAAAAAGATTATTTATTGATCCAAGAGAACTTAAAAATCGTTTAAATAATAAAACAGGAATTTTTATTATGGATGTTTCAAATACAGTTTTAATTAAAGAATGAAATGAAATTAATAGTAAAGTTGTAAGCGAAAATATTTTCTTAATTGATCATCATACGATTAATGAAAAAAATATCAATTTAATTGGAAAAAATAGTTATGTTGATATATCTTCATCTTCTACTTCTGAAATTATTGCGAATATTTTTAATATTAATCCAAAATTTAGAAATTTAATTACAAAAGAAGAAGCAGATTTATTAATTTCAGGAATATATACTGATTCAAAAAATTTTACAAGAAATATTAGTCCTTCTACTTGTGATGTTTTATCCTATCTTACTCATGCTGGAGGAGAAATTGATAAAGCTGTTGATATTTCAAAAAATGATCTTGAATATATTGAATTGCTAATTGAATTATTTAATTCTATTAGCAAACCAATTACAACAAATATTTTGTTAGGTGTTATGCCTAAAGAACAAGTCCTAAATGATATTATTGTTTCAAAAT
This genomic interval carries:
- a CDS encoding single-stranded DNA-binding protein translates to MLNKVILIGRITNDIELRQTSEGTPLTYFTIAVNRRVRSNNNNNQQQQTDFIDCKAWRGTAETMSNYLHKGSLIAIEGRLEVFNSQLENGQYNRRVSVVVDQFSFLESKGARTLELETNDYNQTPNNNENFSEDNNNFSDSKENINFASESKLKESDDFDEINFDEINF
- the rpsF gene encoding 30S ribosomal protein S6; the encoded protein is MKYEILIMMLPNLKDDKRQELILKIEKILDGKIVKKEDWGLKNLAYKIKHQEQAYYLLYYLEAEIDNLNKFKKMSAINKDIMRTFILKHDKKWPFEMKTTKDLKFPERRQPRKDGKNQGSNLEKRPIKASYK
- a CDS encoding DHH family phosphoesterase is translated as MKKQKYLEWLNIIGLVLILILVIIMIALQDYIVILLSIAFLILFIFFIVDIIYYFYTGFINEQKISKLIPDIESQIERNFKYGYLIYDENDRIIFISNYLSLVGFNRLLGKRITDLKLNEKQQAKSEFLFDNKNYETIKLIKKRIILFRDISEISAYREQINSNWISVFYIDKYYDQKMAEDELKRISIDVKINSFLREWILKNRGIFKIEGANDKNVLLISKWKYLHEDILNEKLLNDLIKIMNEEERKNVSISIGCSYGNFELNKLSERAKKSLELSKMRGGNQITIFHADNRLENVGEKSTNVTEQNIRNLTIFAENLNNNLNKYSNFIIISHDNADIDAVVSSIAIARYINHFSIKAEILIYNFDNSASKLFANLSENLKRLFIDPRELKNRLNNKTGIFIMDVSNTVLIKEWNEINSKVVSENIFLIDHHTINEKNINLIGKNSYVDISSSSTSEIIANIFNINPKFRNLITKEEADLLISGIYTDSKNFTRNISPSTCDVLSYLTHAGGEIDKAVDISKNDLEYIELLIELFNSISKPITTNILLGVMPKEQVLNDIIVSKLADELLNYNNIDASFVFAKISNNKYKLSARSNNNINVQKICESLGGGGHHNISAVTFELKDNQYDKILSKIKNLIKRYEHKIDNILENK
- the rpsR gene encoding 30S ribosomal protein S18 — translated: MPRTAKGRRKPIKKQYKVIRKKCLFTQQNIEYIDYKDIEVLKKFISSVNGKILPRRITGTSAKYQRKLAKAIKQSREVGLLPFVAK